A window from Zingiber officinale cultivar Zhangliang chromosome 7A, Zo_v1.1, whole genome shotgun sequence encodes these proteins:
- the LOC122000100 gene encoding WUSCHEL-related homeobox 3B-like: protein MPQTPSTRWCPTPEQLMILEEMYRSGVRTPNASQIQQITAHLSLYGKIEGKNVFYWFQNHKARERQKLRRRLGRQPQMLPQSEGSTTPALQIQNPTNAQGCFQESTPQGMNLVGKLEAAQGYLAEEGEELAYNYMSAGSCSSAGMSCCKPPLKTLDLFPTKSTGMKDECSSSKSSSCSTSTN from the exons ATGCCTCAGACGCCTTCAACAAGGTGGTGCCCGACACCGGAGCAGCTGATGATTCTGGAGGAGATGTACAGGAGTGGGGTGAGAACCCCAAATGCCTCCCAAATACAACAGATAACTGCGCACCTCTCCCTCTACGGCAAGATTGAGGGCAAGAATGTGTTCTACTGGTTCCAGAATCATAAGGCCCGGGAACGACAGAAGCTCCGCCGCCGACTCGGCCGGCAACCACAGATGCTCCCACAGTCCGAAGGCTCTACTACCCCAGCGCTTCAAATTCAGAATCCAACTAATGCCCAG GGATGTTTCCAAGAGTCGACGCCACAAGGGATGAATCTGGTGGGCAAGTTGGAGGCAGCACAGGGATACCTAGCAGAGGAAGGAGAAGAGCTGGCATATAATTATATGTCGGCCGGCAGCTGTTCGTCGGCCGGAATGTCATGCTGCAAGCCGCCTCTGAAAACGCTGGATCTGTTCCCTACCAAGAGCACGGGCATGAAGGATGAGTGCAGCTCCTCCAAGTCCTCATCCTGCTCCACCTCCACCAACTAA